Proteins found in one Oncorhynchus keta strain PuntledgeMale-10-30-2019 chromosome 2, Oket_V2, whole genome shotgun sequence genomic segment:
- the LOC118371005 gene encoding ras-related protein Rab-4A-like translates to MSETYDFLFKFLVIGNAGTGKSCLLHQFIEKRFKDDSNHTIGVEFGSKIINVGNKYVKLQIWDTAGQERFRSVTRSYYRGAAGALLVYDITSRETYNALTNWLTDARMLASQNIVIILCGNKKDLDADREVTFLEASRFAQENELMFLETSALTGENVEEAFVQCARKILNKIESGELDPERMGSGIQYGDAALRQLRSPRRGQAESAQECGC, encoded by the exons ATGTCTGAGACATACG ACTTCCTGTTCAAATTCCTAGTGATTGGGAATGCCGGAACTGGAAAATCATGTCTTCTTCACCAGTTTATTGAGAAGAGAT TCAAAGACGATTCGAATCACACCATTGGAGTGGAGTTTGGCTCAAAGATAATCAATGTGGGGAACAAATATGTCAAACTCCAAATCTGGGACACTGCAGGACAAGAAAGATTCAG ATCTGTGACGCGGAGTTACTACAGAGGCGCTGCAGGAGCGCTGCTTGtgtatgacatcaccag CCGGGAAACCTACAACGCCCTGACCAACTGGCTGACAGACGCCAGGATGCTGGCCAGCCAAAACATTGTCATCATCCTGTGTGGTAACAAGAAGGACTTGGATGCAGACAGGGAGGTCACCTTTCTGGAGGCGTCTCGCTTTGCTCAGGAAAATG AGCTGATGTTTCTGGAGACCAGTGCTCTGACAGGGGAGAACGTGGAGGAGGCCTTTGTGCAGTGTGCTAGGAAAATTCTCAACAAGATAGAGTCGG GAGAGTTGGACCCGGAGCGGATGGGATCAGGGATCCAGTACGGAGACGCGGCGCTGCGACAGCTGCGCTCCCCTCGCAGGGGACAGGCCGAGAGCGCCCAGGAATGTGGCTGTTAG